A single Meles meles chromosome 20, mMelMel3.1 paternal haplotype, whole genome shotgun sequence DNA region contains:
- the LOC123932093 gene encoding zinc finger protein 709-like isoform X3: MEEWALLDPSQKKLYRDVMQETFRNLASIVCSSEEKWDIHDSEDQNENHGTNLSSQMVERLCKSKECSHYEEIFSQIPNHNQKKKSPTRIKLCKCTLCGQVFMCHSSFNKHLRSHTGHKPYEYQECEEKPYKCKECGKSFKHRQSIRMHERTHTGQRPYECKHCGKAFICRNYFQIHERAHSGEKPYKCTKCGKTFSYSSNLRKHERTHIGEKPSECKQCGKAFRCLRSFRIHERIHSAKKPKECTKCGKTFSYSSNLHKHERSHSGEKPYECKESGKALHSLTKFRRYMIKQSGDGLYKCKECGKAFRCPKNCRSHEMTHSGVKPYECKECGKAFSSPRSLGKHRRIHTSRKPHECKECGKAFRYPSSLRNHERTHTGEKPYKCKECGKAFSCPNYFRIHERTHTGVKPYECKQCGKAFGCPQSFRIHEKTHSAEKPYECTKCGKIFGYSSNLRKHERSHTDDKRYECKLCGKAFSSHYYVQKHERTHTGEKPYECKECGKGFIFRSGVRSHMVIHTGDGPYKCKKCQKAFISPSSLQTHERTHTGEKPYRCKICCKAFSLIHSLQNHERTHM, translated from the exons ATGGAGGAGTGGGCTCTCCTGGATCCCTCCCAGAAGAAACTCTACAGAGATGTGATGCAGGAAACCTTCAGGAACCTGGCCTCAATAG TGTGTAGTTCAGAAGAAAAATGGGATATCCATGACAGTGAAGATCAGAATGAAAACCATGGGACAAATCTAAG CAGTCAAATGGTAGAAAGACTCTGTAAAAGCAAAGAATGTAGTCATTATGAAGAAATCTTCAGCCAGATTCCAAACCATaatcagaagaagaaaagtcCTACCAGAATAAAACTATGTAAATGTACTTTGTGTGGACAAGTGTTCATGTGTCATTCATCCTTTAACAAGCACTTGAGATCTCACACTGGACACAAACCATATGAGTATCAGGAATGTGAAGAGAAGCCTTataaatgtaaggaatgtgggaaatcCTTCAAGCATCGGCAATCCATCAGAATGCATGAAAGGACACACACTGGACAGAGGCCCTATGAATGTAAACACTGCGGGAAAGCTTTCATTTGTCGCAATTACTTTCAAATTCATGAAAGGGCGCACAGTGGGGAAAAGCCCTACAAGTGTACAAAATGTGGCAAAACCTTCAGTTATTCAAGTAACTTACGTAAACATGAAAGGACTCATATTGGAGAGAAACCTAGCGAATGTAAGCAATGTGGTAAAGCTTTCCGTTGTCTCAGGTCCTTTCGAATACATGAAAGGATACACAGTGCAAAAAAGCCCAAGGAATGTACAAAATGTGGTAAAACCTTCAGTTATTCAAGTAATTTACATAAACACGAGAGAAGTCATAGTggggagaaaccctatgaatgtaaggaaAGTGGGAAAGCCTTGCATTCTCTTACCAAATTTCGAAGATACATGATCAAGCAAAGTGGAGATGGACTCTataaatgtaaggaatgtgggaaagccttcaggtGTCCCAAAAACTGTCGTAGTCATGAAATGACACACAGTGGAGTAAAGccctatgaatgtaaggaatgtggtaAAGCTTTCAGTTCTCCCAGGTCCCTTGGAAAACATAGAAGAATTCATACTTCAAGGAAGCCTcatgaatgtaaggaatgtggtaAAGCTTTCCGTTATCCCAGTTCCCTTCGAAATCATGAAAGAACTCATACTGGGGAGAAACCTTATAagtgtaaggaatgtgggaaagcttTTAGTTGTCCCAATTACTTTCGAATTCATGAAAGAACTCACACCGGAGTCAAACCATATGAATGTAAGCAATGTGGAAAAGCTTTCGGTTGTCCCCAGTCCTTTCGAATACATGAAAAGACACACAGTGCAgaaaaaccctatgaatgtaCAAAATGCGGTAAAATCTTTGGATATTCAAGTAACTTACGCAAACATGAAAGATCGCATACTGATGATAAACGCTATGAATGTAAATTATGTGGTAAGGCCTTCAGCAGTCACTATTATGTTCAAAAACATGAAAGAACTCACACTGGAGAAAAGCCttatgaatgtaaggaatgtgggaaaggcTTCATTTTTCGGTCAGGTGTTCGATCACATATGGTGATCCATACTGGAGATGGACCTTATAAATGTAAGAAATGTCAGAAAgcatttatttctcccagttcgttacaaacacatgaaagaactcacactggagagaaaccttatcgATGTAAAATTTGTTGTAAAGCCTTCAGTCTTATTCATTCTTTACAAAATCATGAAAGAACTCATATGTGA
- the LOC123932093 gene encoding zinc finger protein 709-like isoform X2, giving the protein MDSVAFEDVTVKFTMEEWALLDPSQKKLYRDVMQETFRNLASIVCSSEEKWDIHDSEDQNENHGTNLSQMVERLCKSKECSHYEEIFSQIPNHNQKKKSPTRIKLCKCTLCGQVFMCHSSFNKHLRSHTGHKPYEYQECEEKPYKCKECGKSFKHRQSIRMHERTHTGQRPYECKHCGKAFICRNYFQIHERAHSGEKPYKCTKCGKTFSYSSNLRKHERTHIGEKPSECKQCGKAFRCLRSFRIHERIHSAKKPKECTKCGKTFSYSSNLHKHERSHSGEKPYECKESGKALHSLTKFRRYMIKQSGDGLYKCKECGKAFRCPKNCRSHEMTHSGVKPYECKECGKAFSSPRSLGKHRRIHTSRKPHECKECGKAFRYPSSLRNHERTHTGEKPYKCKECGKAFSCPNYFRIHERTHTGVKPYECKQCGKAFGCPQSFRIHEKTHSAEKPYECTKCGKIFGYSSNLRKHERSHTDDKRYECKLCGKAFSSHYYVQKHERTHTGEKPYECKECGKGFIFRSGVRSHMVIHTGDGPYKCKKCQKAFISPSSLQTHERTHTGEKPYRCKICCKAFSLIHSLQNHERTHM; this is encoded by the exons ATG GACTCAGTGGCCTTTGAGGATGTGACTGTGAAGTTCACCATGGAGGAGTGGGCTCTCCTGGATCCCTCCCAGAAGAAACTCTACAGAGATGTGATGCAGGAAACCTTCAGGAACCTGGCCTCAATAG TGTGTAGTTCAGAAGAAAAATGGGATATCCATGACAGTGAAGATCAGAATGAAAACCATGGGACAAATCTAAG TCAAATGGTAGAAAGACTCTGTAAAAGCAAAGAATGTAGTCATTATGAAGAAATCTTCAGCCAGATTCCAAACCATaatcagaagaagaaaagtcCTACCAGAATAAAACTATGTAAATGTACTTTGTGTGGACAAGTGTTCATGTGTCATTCATCCTTTAACAAGCACTTGAGATCTCACACTGGACACAAACCATATGAGTATCAGGAATGTGAAGAGAAGCCTTataaatgtaaggaatgtgggaaatcCTTCAAGCATCGGCAATCCATCAGAATGCATGAAAGGACACACACTGGACAGAGGCCCTATGAATGTAAACACTGCGGGAAAGCTTTCATTTGTCGCAATTACTTTCAAATTCATGAAAGGGCGCACAGTGGGGAAAAGCCCTACAAGTGTACAAAATGTGGCAAAACCTTCAGTTATTCAAGTAACTTACGTAAACATGAAAGGACTCATATTGGAGAGAAACCTAGCGAATGTAAGCAATGTGGTAAAGCTTTCCGTTGTCTCAGGTCCTTTCGAATACATGAAAGGATACACAGTGCAAAAAAGCCCAAGGAATGTACAAAATGTGGTAAAACCTTCAGTTATTCAAGTAATTTACATAAACACGAGAGAAGTCATAGTggggagaaaccctatgaatgtaaggaaAGTGGGAAAGCCTTGCATTCTCTTACCAAATTTCGAAGATACATGATCAAGCAAAGTGGAGATGGACTCTataaatgtaaggaatgtgggaaagccttcaggtGTCCCAAAAACTGTCGTAGTCATGAAATGACACACAGTGGAGTAAAGccctatgaatgtaaggaatgtggtaAAGCTTTCAGTTCTCCCAGGTCCCTTGGAAAACATAGAAGAATTCATACTTCAAGGAAGCCTcatgaatgtaaggaatgtggtaAAGCTTTCCGTTATCCCAGTTCCCTTCGAAATCATGAAAGAACTCATACTGGGGAGAAACCTTATAagtgtaaggaatgtgggaaagcttTTAGTTGTCCCAATTACTTTCGAATTCATGAAAGAACTCACACCGGAGTCAAACCATATGAATGTAAGCAATGTGGAAAAGCTTTCGGTTGTCCCCAGTCCTTTCGAATACATGAAAAGACACACAGTGCAgaaaaaccctatgaatgtaCAAAATGCGGTAAAATCTTTGGATATTCAAGTAACTTACGCAAACATGAAAGATCGCATACTGATGATAAACGCTATGAATGTAAATTATGTGGTAAGGCCTTCAGCAGTCACTATTATGTTCAAAAACATGAAAGAACTCACACTGGAGAAAAGCCttatgaatgtaaggaatgtgggaaaggcTTCATTTTTCGGTCAGGTGTTCGATCACATATGGTGATCCATACTGGAGATGGACCTTATAAATGTAAGAAATGTCAGAAAgcatttatttctcccagttcgttacaaacacatgaaagaactcacactggagagaaaccttatcgATGTAAAATTTGTTGTAAAGCCTTCAGTCTTATTCATTCTTTACAAAATCATGAAAGAACTCATATGTGA
- the LOC123932093 gene encoding zinc finger protein 709-like isoform X1: MDSVAFEDVTVKFTMEEWALLDPSQKKLYRDVMQETFRNLASIVCSSEEKWDIHDSEDQNENHGTNLSSQMVERLCKSKECSHYEEIFSQIPNHNQKKKSPTRIKLCKCTLCGQVFMCHSSFNKHLRSHTGHKPYEYQECEEKPYKCKECGKSFKHRQSIRMHERTHTGQRPYECKHCGKAFICRNYFQIHERAHSGEKPYKCTKCGKTFSYSSNLRKHERTHIGEKPSECKQCGKAFRCLRSFRIHERIHSAKKPKECTKCGKTFSYSSNLHKHERSHSGEKPYECKESGKALHSLTKFRRYMIKQSGDGLYKCKECGKAFRCPKNCRSHEMTHSGVKPYECKECGKAFSSPRSLGKHRRIHTSRKPHECKECGKAFRYPSSLRNHERTHTGEKPYKCKECGKAFSCPNYFRIHERTHTGVKPYECKQCGKAFGCPQSFRIHEKTHSAEKPYECTKCGKIFGYSSNLRKHERSHTDDKRYECKLCGKAFSSHYYVQKHERTHTGEKPYECKECGKGFIFRSGVRSHMVIHTGDGPYKCKKCQKAFISPSSLQTHERTHTGEKPYRCKICCKAFSLIHSLQNHERTHM, translated from the exons ATG GACTCAGTGGCCTTTGAGGATGTGACTGTGAAGTTCACCATGGAGGAGTGGGCTCTCCTGGATCCCTCCCAGAAGAAACTCTACAGAGATGTGATGCAGGAAACCTTCAGGAACCTGGCCTCAATAG TGTGTAGTTCAGAAGAAAAATGGGATATCCATGACAGTGAAGATCAGAATGAAAACCATGGGACAAATCTAAG CAGTCAAATGGTAGAAAGACTCTGTAAAAGCAAAGAATGTAGTCATTATGAAGAAATCTTCAGCCAGATTCCAAACCATaatcagaagaagaaaagtcCTACCAGAATAAAACTATGTAAATGTACTTTGTGTGGACAAGTGTTCATGTGTCATTCATCCTTTAACAAGCACTTGAGATCTCACACTGGACACAAACCATATGAGTATCAGGAATGTGAAGAGAAGCCTTataaatgtaaggaatgtgggaaatcCTTCAAGCATCGGCAATCCATCAGAATGCATGAAAGGACACACACTGGACAGAGGCCCTATGAATGTAAACACTGCGGGAAAGCTTTCATTTGTCGCAATTACTTTCAAATTCATGAAAGGGCGCACAGTGGGGAAAAGCCCTACAAGTGTACAAAATGTGGCAAAACCTTCAGTTATTCAAGTAACTTACGTAAACATGAAAGGACTCATATTGGAGAGAAACCTAGCGAATGTAAGCAATGTGGTAAAGCTTTCCGTTGTCTCAGGTCCTTTCGAATACATGAAAGGATACACAGTGCAAAAAAGCCCAAGGAATGTACAAAATGTGGTAAAACCTTCAGTTATTCAAGTAATTTACATAAACACGAGAGAAGTCATAGTggggagaaaccctatgaatgtaaggaaAGTGGGAAAGCCTTGCATTCTCTTACCAAATTTCGAAGATACATGATCAAGCAAAGTGGAGATGGACTCTataaatgtaaggaatgtgggaaagccttcaggtGTCCCAAAAACTGTCGTAGTCATGAAATGACACACAGTGGAGTAAAGccctatgaatgtaaggaatgtggtaAAGCTTTCAGTTCTCCCAGGTCCCTTGGAAAACATAGAAGAATTCATACTTCAAGGAAGCCTcatgaatgtaaggaatgtggtaAAGCTTTCCGTTATCCCAGTTCCCTTCGAAATCATGAAAGAACTCATACTGGGGAGAAACCTTATAagtgtaaggaatgtgggaaagcttTTAGTTGTCCCAATTACTTTCGAATTCATGAAAGAACTCACACCGGAGTCAAACCATATGAATGTAAGCAATGTGGAAAAGCTTTCGGTTGTCCCCAGTCCTTTCGAATACATGAAAAGACACACAGTGCAgaaaaaccctatgaatgtaCAAAATGCGGTAAAATCTTTGGATATTCAAGTAACTTACGCAAACATGAAAGATCGCATACTGATGATAAACGCTATGAATGTAAATTATGTGGTAAGGCCTTCAGCAGTCACTATTATGTTCAAAAACATGAAAGAACTCACACTGGAGAAAAGCCttatgaatgtaaggaatgtgggaaaggcTTCATTTTTCGGTCAGGTGTTCGATCACATATGGTGATCCATACTGGAGATGGACCTTATAAATGTAAGAAATGTCAGAAAgcatttatttctcccagttcgttacaaacacatgaaagaactcacactggagagaaaccttatcgATGTAAAATTTGTTGTAAAGCCTTCAGTCTTATTCATTCTTTACAAAATCATGAAAGAACTCATATGTGA